Within Vicia villosa cultivar HV-30 ecotype Madison, WI linkage group LG1, Vvil1.0, whole genome shotgun sequence, the genomic segment GTTGAAGCTGATGCAACCGTTTACGCATTCGCAGTAGCCGGTTAAACTTGATGgtatttttcaattgtttgtctGTTGGAACCAATTATAGgtttttttttaattggttaCAGGTCCGACTTTTAGCTTATTCTAGTTTTTGAATTGTGTGTTTTGTATCTTAATCACTTTGTAATGTTTGTATAAAAACCTTGGAAGCATTTTCGTAATTGTTAATGCAAAAAAATATTCCTAGCTTCAATTATCTCTCTCTAACTCTATCCCTTCTCTCTTTCACTCTCTCTTTCTCCACGGAATCAAAACCTCCATTATTTACTAATTTTGTGATTGAATATTCAAACACTTGAATGATCTCCACATTTAGCCTAGATTCTTAGCTCTGCCGCTGTTTATTATCCGAACAATTGATTTTTTTCCTGTTAGTGTAAACACAATGTCATTTCCTAAGTCCTCGAACCTTTTGCGACACCTTTAGGTCCCACAAGGTGACATGAAACCTCCTTAAGTCAAGTGAAGTTTAgtataactaaataaaaaaaaagtggtTTTGTTTGCACTGGGATATGAGGTAAGCTATGATGCTACCATACATACGACATTAAAAATGCATACAAAAGAGACCAAATAAACATGCTGACTGTCCAATCACGTGTGAACGACTCAAGACTAGAACATCAACACTTCAAACGTGCTGGTTTCAAAGGTAGCGGCACTTAGTGCTACTAATGAGAAACACATTGAATTTAAATTAAACAAGTAAATTACTATTATTAAAGTCAAACTTCCCATCacgtttttaaaaaatcaatgcTTCTAGAGGATTCATTATAACGTACGAGTAAAACAAACTACCAACGTTGAAGCATTATTCATTCATAACAGACACAGCACACATAGTTAACACACAAAATTTAACAACTCCTTTCATAAAagcaaatcaaattttttttcttaattatttggTAAGAGTAGGACAATTACAAACAATGTCACTTAATCTCAAATATAGTAAATTAGAACAATTGTTAATTAATGTTTAACTAGTGTAAAAAACAAGATCATAAATCATCAGCAAGTTGTTGCTGCAAGAACCATATGTTTTCTTCTGTCCACAATTCTGAACCACCAAAATCATTACCATGTTCAAATTCTTGAATGTTTGTGTCTAAGCAATTCCACTCCTGCCACGTGGATTCCAGTTCCATACTATCCATTACATTGTAAGATAGGTTTGATTCTCTGAGAACATCGACGCCTGACGAGTATGATGAAACCTCAGACATGTACATAGGAGGAGGATTTGCATTTGTCCCACAAGTTTCACTGTGTGATTTAGTATTGTTACAAATGGTGCCTTGTCGTTGATCGTCAAAATTAGTATCTGCAGTTGCACGACTAGACTGAATCCTCTCGATGAGACGTGGAATCCATTCAAACCGCAATGTGTCCCTGAAAAGTTGGCTGTTTACATCACATTTAAGTTGCCTAGCTTGCTTCACTACTCTTGTCCTCCAATAGTTCTTTATCTCATTGTCCGTTCTTCCCGGCAATTGTTCCGCTATTTTAGACCATCTACATtaaacaacataaatcatattagTAAAAAAGAGGTAGGTGTTTATCTTACTAATGCAATGGCAGTTGCAGACcgcaatttaaaattttaacatcAGGAACATGTATACTTACCGGTTGCCCCAACGAGAATGGAGATCAAGAATCAAGAGTTGTTCTTGGAGAGTGATATTCCCACGTCGAACATTCGGACGCAAGTAGTTCAACCATCTTAATCTGCAGCTTTTTCCCGTTCTCTTTAAACCCGAACAACGAGCAACGGAGTTCCAATGACCTTTGCCGTGGACAGCCACATAGTTCATCAGAACAGTATCCTCCTCCTCTATCCATGGACCTTTCTTTATTACCATAATATCTTCTTCACTTACATTTGTTGCTAATGAACCACAATCTGATAAACTTCTCGTTGCATGAATACAGGTTTGGTAGTTGGTATCCATATTATGTTTGTTAAACTCAATCAAGTTGTTGAAATGTATTTGACTTTGGATTATGTTAAGGATGTGTAAGAGAATGTGATTATATAGAGAGTGTTAAGTTGAAGTTGACGCTGTATTTAGGAGGAATTGCACTTTAAAAGAAGTAAGAATTTGTCAAAACTGAGATGAATAATTGCAGTACGCAGAATTGTCaattatttgtttaataaaaGAGACAATACTTTACTATTGCTAGCTAAGTAAtggtgttattttatttaatttgaccTTCTATTTTGTGTTGACACTTTGACTTATGATGCAATTTCAACTGTGTttaccaaaataataataatttaatgtcAAATAGTCACAACTAAGAAGGCTTTAATAGTGTTTGGTGATTTGGTCGTTTCCACTTCTAGAACCAAAATGGTTCTTGTATTTGGCTATGTTTAAGGTCAAACCTCCTTCCTATTTGCAATTAATTATTTGGTTGTGTTTCCTGTAAAGAATACTTATCTCATCCTAGTATTGTTAAACTAGTGTACCGCAAATAatttctattgattttaaccatAGTAATTCTGAGGTGATATGTGAGAAGGCTCAATATTCAGCCTCTCTGCCAGACTTAGTCACAAGTGGTTATTTTAGCTCCACAGACACAAGGTTTGTCCCAAATTAGATGTTTGAATTAGAAGTTAATCTTCGATCATTTGGATCATTGGCCTAATCAAAATTACTTTAGGTCTTTAGAAAAAACTTGTAAGTTGAGCGAGATGGTGATAATAGTAGATCATAGAACATGGTTCCATTAAGATATCTTAGAATCCTTTTCACAACAGACCAATGTGATTCCAAGGAAGAGGACATAATCTGAAAAGCCTTATTCCTTATGAGTGTTATATCAGATCTAGTTAAAGTGGATTATTAGAGAAAACTTACCATGGATCTAAACAAGTGATTTGATAATGAGTTGGA encodes:
- the LOC131615300 gene encoding MYB-like transcription factor EOBI, giving the protein MDTNYQTCIHATRSLSDCGSLATNVSEEDIMVIKKGPWIEEEDTVLMNYVAVHGKGHWNSVARCSGLKRTGKSCRLRWLNYLRPNVRRGNITLQEQLLILDLHSRWGNRWSKIAEQLPGRTDNEIKNYWRTRVVKQARQLKCDVNSQLFRDTLRFEWIPRLIERIQSSRATADTNFDDQRQGTICNNTKSHSETCGTNANPPPMYMSEVSSYSSGVDVLRESNLSYNVMDSMELESTWQEWNCLDTNIQEFEHGNDFGGSELWTEENIWFLQQQLADDL